In Arthrobacter sp. Marseille-P9274, the sequence AACGAGGTCACGGCGCTTCGGTCACTGAGCTTAGAAAACCACTATGATGCATGTCCAAGCCCATTACTGCATTGAGTAATACTCGAAAGGCATCATGTACACCCTCGACCAAGCCCGCAGTTTCATCGCCGTCGCCGAAGAACTGCACTTCGGCCGGGCGGCCGAGCGGCTGCGGATGACCCAGCCGCCGCTCAGCCGCCAGATCCAGAAGCTGGAGCGGAGCATCGGCGTCGACCTGCTGGAACGGGACAACCGCAAGGTCAGCCTGACGGCCGCAGGCCGGGCCTTCCTCGGGGAGGCACGCCGCCTGGTGGTAGCCGCCGACCGCGCCCCGGTTACGGCCCGCCGGATTGCCGCAGGCCAGGCCGGCGTGCTGCGCATCGGCTTCACCGCGGCCTCGGCCTTCAGCCTCCTGGGCCCGCTGCTGGAACAGATCTCCACCGAGCTGCCGGACGTGGACGTGGAGTTGCAGGAACTCGTCACCAGCGAACAGGTCCAGGCCCTGCTCGACGGCGACCTGGACCTTGGGCTGGCCCGTCCGCCCTTCGACACCGAGCGTTTCGAGTCCCACCTGCTGCTCTCCGAGGACCTGCAGCTGG encodes:
- a CDS encoding LysR family transcriptional regulator, which codes for MYTLDQARSFIAVAEELHFGRAAERLRMTQPPLSRQIQKLERSIGVDLLERDNRKVSLTAAGRAFLGEARRLVVAADRAPVTARRIAAGQAGVLRIGFTAASAFSLLGPLLEQISTELPDVDVELQELVTSEQVQALLDGDLDLGLARPPFDTERFESHLLLSEDLQLAVPAGHELDRLTRPVAAADLKDVPLIMHSPVKARYFYDLVVRHIPFEHANVVHEVSQILTMVALVATGRGVAFVPESARLLGVEGVSYLRLADVASDTVELHAIWTKTGHNPALRQLLDVVWERTG